Proteins encoded together in one Terriglobus saanensis SP1PR4 window:
- a CDS encoding DUF6496 domain-containing protein, producing MATKKAATKKTATKKAAAKKSAVKKSAAKKATTKSATRKYSPSVGSDVKREMHAMHQGKLKSGRSGKKVTNPKQAIAIGLSEARKEGKKGPAKS from the coding sequence ATGGCAACCAAAAAGGCTGCGACAAAGAAGACAGCAACGAAGAAGGCGGCCGCCAAAAAATCTGCGGTCAAGAAGTCCGCTGCAAAGAAAGCCACGACGAAGTCAGCGACCCGGAAGTACTCGCCTTCGGTTGGTAGTGACGTCAAGCGCGAGATGCACGCCATGCATCAGGGCAAGCTAAAGAGCGGACGTAGCGGCAAGAAGGTCACGAATCCGAAGCAGGCCATCGCCATCGGCCTTTCGGAAGCGCGCAAAGAAGGCAAGAAAGGCCCCGCCAAGAGCTAA
- the gatB gene encoding Asp-tRNA(Asn)/Glu-tRNA(Gln) amidotransferase subunit GatB, whose protein sequence is MPAIAGLSPEILSKYQPVIGLEVHVQLLTRTKAFCGCVNLYGGEPNTHTCPTCLGLPGALPVLNRQAVEFAVLASTALNCTVNENSVFARKNYFYPDSPKGYQISQFDKPIAENGWLDVSDGKGGLKRIGITRLHMEEDAGKSIHDGFADSATNTYIDLNRCGTPLVEIVSEPDIRSADEAFEYLTKLKEILLYTGVSDCNMEEGSLRCDANVSVMLKGAAEYGTKAEVKNVNSFRYIRDAINYEIERQIEVVESGANVKQESRLYNSGEGRTYSMRSKEEAHDYRYFPEPDLPHLVVDDAWKAEILKALPEMPEAKRARLVATYEISVQDAATLASSQTFANQFEEAAKAAKSPKRVANLILGELLGRLNAAGLELETSPVTLKGIVQAADLLEEGKLSSKQLKQLFDISFEKSEDFGVVYDREKPEQISDTGAIETMIDEVIAANPKQLEQYKGGKKTVSAFFVGQVMRLSKGQANPAMLNDLVVKKLDAA, encoded by the coding sequence CCGAAATTCTCTCCAAGTATCAGCCCGTCATCGGTCTTGAAGTCCACGTGCAGCTTCTGACCAGAACCAAGGCCTTCTGTGGCTGCGTGAATCTCTATGGTGGAGAACCCAATACGCACACCTGCCCCACCTGCCTCGGCCTGCCCGGAGCGCTGCCTGTGCTCAATCGCCAAGCCGTGGAGTTTGCTGTGCTCGCCTCCACCGCGCTCAACTGCACCGTCAATGAGAACTCGGTCTTCGCGCGCAAGAATTATTTTTACCCGGACTCTCCCAAGGGCTACCAGATCTCGCAGTTCGACAAACCCATTGCGGAAAACGGCTGGCTCGATGTCTCTGACGGCAAGGGCGGCTTGAAGCGCATCGGCATCACGCGCCTGCACATGGAAGAAGACGCGGGGAAGAGCATCCACGACGGCTTCGCCGACTCTGCGACGAACACCTACATCGACCTGAACCGCTGCGGCACGCCGCTTGTGGAGATCGTCTCCGAGCCGGATATCCGTTCCGCCGACGAGGCTTTTGAATACCTCACCAAGCTGAAGGAGATTCTGCTCTATACCGGCGTCTCCGATTGCAATATGGAGGAAGGTTCCCTCCGCTGCGATGCGAACGTCTCCGTCATGCTCAAGGGCGCGGCTGAGTACGGTACCAAGGCCGAAGTGAAGAACGTCAACAGCTTTCGCTACATCCGCGACGCCATCAACTACGAGATCGAGCGCCAGATCGAAGTGGTGGAGTCCGGAGCGAACGTCAAGCAGGAGTCGCGCCTCTACAACTCCGGCGAGGGCCGCACCTACTCCATGCGCTCCAAAGAAGAGGCGCACGACTACCGTTACTTTCCGGAGCCCGACCTCCCGCACCTCGTCGTCGACGACGCCTGGAAGGCCGAGATTCTGAAGGCACTTCCCGAGATGCCAGAAGCCAAGCGAGCGCGCCTCGTTGCGACCTACGAGATCTCTGTCCAGGATGCCGCAACCCTGGCCTCTTCGCAGACCTTCGCTAACCAGTTTGAGGAAGCCGCCAAGGCAGCGAAGAGCCCGAAGCGCGTCGCCAATCTCATCCTCGGCGAACTCCTCGGACGTCTCAACGCCGCTGGATTGGAACTCGAGACCTCCCCTGTCACCCTTAAGGGAATCGTGCAGGCCGCGGATCTTCTTGAGGAGGGCAAGCTTTCGTCCAAACAACTCAAGCAGCTCTTCGACATCTCCTTCGAGAAGAGCGAAGACTTCGGCGTTGTCTACGACCGCGAAAAACCGGAACAGATCTCCGATACGGGCGCGATCGAAACCATGATCGACGAGGTCATTGCGGCCAATCCGAAGCAGCTCGAACAGTACAAGGGCGGCAAGAAGACCGTCTCCGCCTTCTTTGTCGGGCAGGTCATGCGCCTCTCCAAGGGGCAGGCAAATCCTGCCATGCTCAACGATCTTGTGGTGAAGAAGCTCGACGCGGCATAA
- a CDS encoding FmdB family zinc ribbon protein yields MYEYECTQCHKHTEKRQKFSDPEITQCPHCGGLLERVISAPAVMFKGGGWYADLYSSSKKTPKTPATGEGSSTPAASGSSEGAAPAAAATATPAATAAPVSSSTSSSSSDK; encoded by the coding sequence ATGTATGAGTACGAATGCACGCAGTGCCACAAACATACGGAGAAACGGCAGAAGTTCTCCGATCCGGAGATCACGCAGTGTCCGCACTGTGGTGGTCTGCTGGAGCGTGTGATCTCGGCACCGGCAGTGATGTTCAAGGGCGGCGGCTGGTATGCCGATCTCTACTCTTCGTCGAAAAAAACGCCGAAGACACCTGCAACGGGTGAGGGATCTTCAACTCCAGCGGCTTCTGGTTCTTCGGAGGGGGCGGCACCTGCTGCGGCAGCAACGGCAACGCCGGCCGCCACTGCGGCTCCGGTGTCGTCTTCCACTTCCTCTTCAAGTTCCGATAAATAA